AGGTTCAATCTTGAGAATGCTAAAAAGGACCAATACCTGAAAATATAAAAATCCTCAGTTAATTCGACCATGCAAAAGCTGATTATGCAATTCTTGATTATATAAACCGAAAGTAAATTTGGAAAGGGCAGTgttctctaataaaatcatgtAACAGTATTTGGTGGGTGCGAAGTAAATTTTGCAAAGGTTAAACGAAAACGTAAAAAGGGACAGATTATTGATACAATGCTTCTTAATTCTTCAATCCCTAGATTAGTTAAAAAGTAAACATAAATTTGTGacaaatatttatatttgatcAATGTATTTCTGTATCGTGAAAGAACGACTTATGTTTGTATAACTTTTCTTGGTCTTGAGTTTCAGGGAAGATGATGAAGTTTTTCACGCATACAAAACTCTGCTCATTTATCTCCTAATTATCGGAGAAATTATTCAATTTTATCCCAtatcaatcaaataaaaaaaatccaccaattcaaaatacaaaatttttttGTGATCTTTTCATGACGTTTTTAAAATGGGAACTTGACTTTTTATATTTATCtttaagcaaaaacttgtgtgagacggtctcaaaggtcgtattttgtgagtcggatctcttattttggtcatttatgaaaaaatattactttttattctaaaagtattaatttttattatgaatatatgtagggttgacccatctcacaaataaaaattcgtgattCTTTATGCGACTTTGGtttgttatttatgttttttttttctccttcaattttagtttttttttttttgtgctaATTTATCTATTGTATTGTTGTATAAACACTCTCGTgaaaaattgattaaattataaattacacAAATTGCAATACATAGACCAAAATTGTtaataaactaaaaataatttttcaaaaataaaattattattcttatctTAAAGTTAAAGTACTCGAAGAATCTAAAAATTGCGAcgtctcatttaatatttttccaCTTACAATTCCCGTCATATAATGGAAGTGGTGGATTTTTTTTCGAAtaattctcttttttttttcttacgAAAAAATCTAAAATACTGTACAACTATTAAAGTACAACCCTCAAAGCACTGCTACCTTCTGCCGTAGCTCGTACCATAATCCCAGAACCCGTCACCACCATCACAGCCATGGCATCAAAGCTTGTCGCTGCCGCCATCCGCCGCAGCATCCACAAACCTAATGGTACCCGCTTCGTCCGCCGTAATTTTTCCACCGCAGCCGCAACTGCCGTCGAGCCATTAGAAGAGGAGTCAATCGGGATATCGATGAAAGGCGTAAAAATCTCCGGGAGACCTCTCTATCTAGATATGCAGGCAACGTCTCCGGTGGACCCTAGAGTTCTCGATGCTATGCTGCCTTATTATCTTTCCCAATTCGGGAACCCTCACTCCCGCACCCATCTTTACGGGTGGGAATCGGAACGGGCTGTCGAGGCGGCCCGAGCCCAAGTTTCGGCCCTAATCAACGCCTCTCCAAAAGAAATTATCTTTACCTCCGGCGCCACGGAGTCTAACAATATCTCGATCAAGGGTGTTCTGCACTTTTACAAAGAGAAGAAGCGGCACGTTATCACCACCCAGACCGAGCACAAATGTGTATTGGATTCCTGCCGGCATTTACAGCATGAGGGGTTTGAGATTACTTATCTTCCGGTGAAGTCCGACGGGCTTGTAGATTTGGAAAAGCTCCGGGCTTCCATTCGGCCTGATACTGGCTTGGTTTCTGTGATGATGGTTAATAATGAGATTGGTGTTATTCAGCCGATGGAAGAAATTGGGAAAATATGCAAGGAGTTTAATGTCCCTCTGCATACTGATGCTGCACAGGCATTGGGGAAGATTCCCATTGATGTGGATAGTATGAATATCAGTCTAATGTCTTTGAGTGGTCATAAGATTTACGGGCCTAAGGGCATTGGGGCATTGTACATGAGAAGAAGGCCGAGAATTCGAGTGGAGCCCCAAATGAATGGAGGTGGACAAGAGAGGGGGATAAGGAGTGGGACTGTCCCTACGCCGTTGGTTGTTGGGTTTGGTGCTGCGTGTGAGCTAGCAATGAAGGAAATGGAATATGATGGGAAAAGGATAAGGACGTTGCAGGAGCGGTTGTTGAATGGTATAAGGACGAAGTTAGAAGGGGTCGTTGTGAACGGAAGTGAGGAGAGCCGGTATGTGGGGAATTTGAACTTGTCATTTGCATTTGTGGAAGGGGAGAGCTTGTTAATGGGTCTGAAGGAAGTGGCTGTGTCGAGTGGCAGCGCTTGTACCAGTGCGAGTTTGGAGCCCTCATATGTGTTGAGGGCTTTGGGAGTGGACGAGGATATGGCGCATACCTCTATTAGATATGGGATCGGAAGGTTCACTACCGAGGCAGAAATTGATAAGGCAGTGGAGCTCACAGTAAAACAGGTGGAGAAGTTGAGGGAAATGAGCCCTCTTTATGAAATGTACAAGGATGGGATTGACATCAAGAGTATCGAATGGTCGCAGCACTAGGTGATCAGAGTATGTGGGTATTTTGTCTCAAAGCCCCTGGTGTTTGGAGTTGCAGGCTACTGGTACCATCTGCTAGCTTACCACGCGGAGTGCAATTTGTATAACCAGGTTTTATCATATATACTTCGCACAGGCTTCTAAAATCAATACATAGTTGTTCCGTGTTTGAATTTCGGTAGTTGATTGGTACTTATTTGTACTTTGTATTAGTGAGCGGGATATACAATATGTTTCTTTGAGGTTATTACTGTGAGAGTTGTTGTGTTCTTTGTTGCTCAATCAACTAGCCGCTCATTTTCCTATAGTTTTATTTGATTGCTTTTGCTTTGTAACAACTGAAGATAGTCAATGTCTTTTGACAATTTGATACCAGATGTTCAAGCAAAACCAAATATAACCTGTTTCAATGTTCAATCTCAGTTATATCAGTAGGAATCTTTTATTTATCCTGGTGAAATTTTCCTCCATCTACATGTTACATGATTATGCTTTAATTATAGATCAATTCTTAATGTCACTTCTTTTATCGAAATTGTTCACTTGGGAAATTTCTCAAgttttctttcgagctttctgCACGAATTCTATGACAAATTAACTCTTATCTTACCCCCTCTGATTTAGAACGAATATTTGCCTCGGTAAAAAAATGTTATGAGAGTACTTCACTGATGCATCCAAGTCAGTGATTTTCTTTGTGTTTTCATATATTTGATGCTGGCAGATGATGGATCCTGAAACATGATTAGGCACGTATTTTCAGTTCCATGCCTCTCTACGAGTTATCAGTTGCCCTCGGTCATAATTTTGGAGTTGTTTCTCTTATCTATGCTAGGTGATAGGGATTATGTTCGTATTAAGTTTGTGGTAGGATAATATCTATCTACTTCTCTAGTCGTGAGGCCAGAGCCAAAGACTTTTCTAGACTCAAGTTTCTTTTCATTCAAGTCTCGCTGTACACTATTTGCCTATCTTTGAGGGTATGATCTTCTTGACCTGGTAGTCAAATCTATCTATGAACTGTTTTTAGAAACTGCTCTTCTTCCACTTGAAATTGTATTACCAGGTTGAGATTTTTAATTCGGGATTTCTCAATACTCATATTTTACTTTTTCCATCTCTTTTCGGAGTTAAAGAGCTTGTTCTTATTTGGGAGATTACTGGTTAAAGGTGTGCTTGTGCATTTCTATCTTGTTTATTTCTTTGATAGAAACTAGGCTTCTCTAGTTCCAGCATGTTGCAAAGGTCAACATTTTTGGAGCGAGAGATGGTGAACTACAAGCAATTTCACAGGGATGCAACAGCATCTTCATCTTCACTAGTATATTATGTGTTAGGTACTTGGGTGTTTGATACTGGTGTGTTTGTTCTTTATATTTTATCATTCTAACAACTTAGAATACCACTGGAGTTTACAAAATTTATGGTATTGAACTGGACGAACTGATAGTTTACATAATTTTATTGATCAGAATTCATCATGTAATCCTTGACAGAACTTGTATTCTGAACTTCTTGTACTGTACATTTTTGGAAACCGCCCTTTTGCTCCACGAATTGACCAAAATGAGCAGCCAAGTTCTCTGTGTATGCTTTAAATCTTCTATTTTTCTTCGATAATTCTCATTAGTTGCCGGAACCTTTTCCCTAGTAACCTGATATTCAAGGGTTTGAGTGGAGAATAATGATGATTTTCGGTTTATATTGAATCTAAAATTTCTATATTGTTTGTCTTTGTTACGTATTCTTGCATCATTTCATCATGATTTATCTAATTGGGTCTTGAGCTGGTGGATCCAGAATGAATTCTCTATGCTGTTATCCCACTccccct
The sequence above is a segment of the Primulina tabacum isolate GXHZ01 chromosome 6, ASM2559414v2, whole genome shotgun sequence genome. Coding sequences within it:
- the LOC142549646 gene encoding cysteine desulfurase, mitochondrial-like; translated protein: MASKLVAAAIRRSIHKPNGTRFVRRNFSTAAATAVEPLEEESIGISMKGVKISGRPLYLDMQATSPVDPRVLDAMLPYYLSQFGNPHSRTHLYGWESERAVEAARAQVSALINASPKEIIFTSGATESNNISIKGVLHFYKEKKRHVITTQTEHKCVLDSCRHLQHEGFEITYLPVKSDGLVDLEKLRASIRPDTGLVSVMMVNNEIGVIQPMEEIGKICKEFNVPLHTDAAQALGKIPIDVDSMNISLMSLSGHKIYGPKGIGALYMRRRPRIRVEPQMNGGGQERGIRSGTVPTPLVVGFGAACELAMKEMEYDGKRIRTLQERLLNGIRTKLEGVVVNGSEESRYVGNLNLSFAFVEGESLLMGLKEVAVSSGSACTSASLEPSYVLRALGVDEDMAHTSIRYGIGRFTTEAEIDKAVELTVKQVEKLREMSPLYEMYKDGIDIKSIEWSQH